A genomic window from Candidatus Thiocaldithrix dubininis includes:
- a CDS encoding tetratricopeptide repeat protein produces the protein MPYPIVSKIFTSLSIVLTLATVPTVHAAFWAQQQVSTNTVVNPPTNPASTPVKPASVAKIVKKPTKPVAKPVVSPTFDAVLKQTDQLVEQESYSQAIKIWQHFLRSKNVTHCQTIYANYSLGKLYIKPQQYELALNAFNKVLASDPLSYCSNVDYTMADTLDSKGYVLVKLGHETEALDYFKLVPKLYKNTKSSDVAELVLSALSNTAEVSLVTGNKAQALDYAKRAKKLAPNNDESYAIMSFLLWLMNNKTEQEALKAIHNLAPDTEYSWDWRDIPPVIQQLPAKRQAKANCFIDFFDKHHDKARVKACVAQY, from the coding sequence ATGCCATATCCTATAGTGAGTAAAATTTTTACAAGTTTGTCAATAGTGTTGACGCTAGCAACTGTTCCTACTGTACACGCTGCTTTTTGGGCACAACAACAAGTTAGTACTAATACGGTTGTTAACCCACCCACTAACCCAGCTTCTACACCAGTTAAGCCTGCTTCGGTGGCTAAGATTGTTAAAAAGCCAACAAAACCGGTAGCTAAACCAGTAGTTTCGCCAACATTTGATGCCGTGTTAAAACAGACAGATCAGTTAGTTGAGCAGGAGTCTTATTCTCAAGCTATTAAAATATGGCAGCACTTTTTACGTTCTAAAAATGTAACGCATTGTCAAACTATCTATGCTAATTATTCACTGGGCAAGTTATATATTAAACCACAACAGTATGAATTGGCTTTAAACGCATTTAATAAAGTTTTAGCATCCGATCCACTGAGCTATTGCAGTAATGTTGACTATACGATGGCCGATACCTTAGATAGCAAGGGCTATGTATTGGTGAAATTAGGACATGAAACAGAAGCTTTAGACTATTTTAAATTAGTTCCTAAACTTTATAAAAATACTAAATCATCTGATGTGGCTGAGCTTGTATTAAGTGCGCTAAGTAATACCGCAGAAGTTTCATTAGTGACGGGTAATAAAGCCCAAGCTTTGGACTATGCAAAACGTGCCAAAAAACTTGCGCCTAATAATGATGAAAGTTATGCCATTATGTCTTTCTTACTATGGTTAATGAATAATAAAACCGAACAAGAGGCACTGAAGGCTATTCATAATTTAGCTCCTGATACCGAGTATTCATGGGATTGGCGTGATATTCCACCGGTTATTCAGCAATTACCTGCAAAGCGTCAAGCAAAAGCCAATTGTTTTATTGATTTCTTTGACAAGCATCATGATAAAGCTCGTGTAAAAGCCTGTGTTGCGCAGTATTAA
- the bamC gene encoding outer membrane protein assembly factor BamC: MKICNLSKTILVCSTVSVLTACSAFDLSTGDTIDYKNSRSINTLEIPPGLNSPDYDPTYATLPGGAISAAAVQSGVANSKSNAVLPSNAGAQILREGNVRYLQVAAPADAVWPKLQEFWQVMGIGIKRDEPRVGIMETDWAENKAEIPLDVVRKTLGKAFEGLYDAGARDRFKIRLERPNAQVTNIFLSHERAEEHVSPTGGVKWEYKPAKPQLEGEMLNRLMIFVQGGDPAASRGAAPVAEAAQTSVTANLVSVGGGQPALQVAGAANDTWIRTGVMLGRIGMSIEDQQRAQGVYVATFQGDPSGREKQGFFKRVFKSDRDIAKVGARYQIQVADAGNSSLITIGDADGTPLKPDVARNLLTRLKSEFER; the protein is encoded by the coding sequence ATGAAAATCTGCAATCTGTCAAAAACGATTTTGGTTTGTAGCACGGTTAGCGTGTTGACCGCGTGTTCCGCCTTTGATTTAAGTACAGGCGACACGATTGACTATAAAAATAGCCGCAGCATTAATACGCTAGAAATTCCGCCCGGTTTAAATTCACCAGATTACGATCCAACTTATGCCACCTTGCCGGGTGGGGCAATTAGTGCCGCAGCGGTACAAAGTGGCGTGGCAAATAGTAAAAGCAATGCTGTATTGCCAAGCAATGCGGGTGCGCAGATTTTACGTGAAGGCAATGTGCGTTATTTACAAGTGGCTGCACCAGCGGACGCTGTTTGGCCTAAGTTGCAAGAATTCTGGCAAGTCATGGGCATTGGTATTAAACGTGATGAACCACGCGTAGGTATCATGGAAACGGATTGGGCGGAAAACAAAGCTGAAATTCCATTGGATGTCGTGCGTAAAACCTTGGGTAAAGCCTTTGAAGGTTTATACGATGCGGGGGCGCGTGACCGTTTCAAGATTCGTCTAGAGCGTCCGAATGCTCAAGTAACGAATATTTTCCTAAGCCATGAACGTGCGGAAGAGCATGTAAGCCCCACTGGTGGGGTTAAGTGGGAATATAAACCTGCAAAACCACAGTTAGAAGGTGAAATGCTGAATCGCCTGATGATTTTTGTGCAAGGTGGCGATCCTGCGGCTAGTCGTGGCGCTGCGCCTGTTGCTGAAGCGGCACAAACCTCAGTCACTGCGAACTTAGTGTCTGTTGGTGGCGGGCAACCTGCTTTACAAGTGGCAGGTGCTGCGAATGATACGTGGATTCGGACGGGCGTTATGTTGGGTCGTATTGGCATGAGCATTGAAGATCAGCAACGTGCTCAAGGTGTTTATGTTGCAACCTTCCAAGGCGATCCAAGTGGGCGTGAGAAACAAGGCTTCTTTAAACGGGTCTTTAAGTCAGATCGTGATATAGCCAAAGTGGGTGCACGTTATCAAATTCAAGTAGCCGACGCGGGCAACAGTAGTTTAATTACTATTGGTGATGCAGATGGCACACCATTGAAACCCGATGTCGCCCGTAACTTATTAACCCGTTTGAAATCTGAATTCGAGCGTTAA
- a CDS encoding PhoH family protein translates to MAAIHTQHSHPKRLFVLDTNVLMHDPTALFRFQEHDIFLPMVVLEEMDRSKKGVSEVARNVRQVSRFLDELINKAGADKIRTGIPLAQHGLGIADAGTATGNLFFQTEAGLPIPANLPGNTPDTQILAVALGLQNQYPDKDVIIVSKDINLRIKASIVGLQAEDYYNDQVLDDSDLLPVGFHELPANFWDEHNKTVESWKAQGHTYYRLQGPMTREWLPGNFIYLQGEQPFQAIVRRKESAGAIVETLRDFTETRHSVWGITARNREQNFALNLLMDPDIDLVTLLGTAGTGKTLLTLAAALTQTLDEQLYKEIIMTRVTVPVGEDIGFLPGTEEEKMTPWMGALMDNLEVLTQPTQGGKWARQSTDEFLMSKIKIKSLNFMRGRTFLNRFIIIDEAQNLTPKQMKTLITRAGPGTKVVCLGNIAQIDTPYLTETSSGLTYVVDRFKGWEHAGHITLQRGERSRLADFASDNL, encoded by the coding sequence ATGGCGGCAATTCATACGCAACATTCTCATCCTAAACGTTTATTTGTATTAGATACCAATGTACTAATGCATGACCCCACAGCACTCTTTCGCTTTCAAGAACATGACATTTTCTTACCGATGGTTGTGTTGGAGGAAATGGATCGTAGCAAGAAAGGGGTTTCTGAAGTCGCGCGTAATGTGCGTCAAGTCAGCCGCTTTTTAGATGAGCTGATTAATAAAGCGGGTGCAGATAAAATCCGCACAGGTATTCCCCTTGCCCAACATGGCTTAGGTATTGCTGACGCAGGTACAGCCACCGGAAATTTATTTTTCCAAACGGAAGCAGGTTTACCGATTCCGGCTAATTTGCCCGGCAATACGCCTGATACCCAAATACTGGCCGTCGCCTTAGGGCTGCAAAACCAATACCCAGACAAAGACGTTATTATTGTCTCGAAAGACATTAACTTACGCATCAAAGCCAGTATCGTCGGTTTACAAGCTGAAGATTATTACAATGACCAAGTATTAGATGATTCAGACTTATTGCCTGTCGGTTTCCATGAATTGCCTGCCAATTTCTGGGATGAGCACAATAAAACGGTTGAGTCGTGGAAAGCCCAAGGGCATACCTACTATCGCTTACAAGGGCCCATGACGCGTGAGTGGTTGCCGGGTAATTTTATTTACTTGCAAGGTGAGCAACCGTTTCAAGCAATTGTGCGTAGAAAAGAAAGCGCGGGTGCTATTGTTGAAACCCTTCGAGATTTTACCGAAACACGACATAGCGTCTGGGGCATCACTGCCCGTAATCGTGAACAAAATTTTGCGCTTAATTTGTTAATGGACCCTGATATTGATTTAGTCACTTTATTAGGTACAGCCGGTACGGGTAAAACGCTATTGACCTTGGCTGCCGCCTTAACACAAACCTTAGATGAGCAACTCTATAAAGAAATCATAATGACGCGGGTTACCGTACCGGTTGGTGAAGATATTGGCTTTTTACCCGGCACAGAAGAAGAAAAGATGACGCCGTGGATGGGCGCATTGATGGATAACTTAGAAGTGCTAACCCAACCTACACAAGGTGGCAAATGGGCGCGTCAATCCACCGATGAGTTTTTAATGAGTAAAATTAAGATCAAGTCGTTGAATTTTATGCGCGGTCGTACTTTCCTAAATCGCTTTATTATTATTGATGAAGCCCAAAACTTAACACCTAAACAAATGAAAACCTTAATCACACGGGCAGGACCAGGCACAAAAGTAGTGTGTTTAGGCAATATTGCGCAAATTGATACCCCTTATTTAACCGAAACCTCTTCCGGTTTAACGTATGTGGTAGATCGTTTTAAGGGTTGGGAACATGCGGGGCACATTACCTTACAACGGGGTGAGCGCTCACGCCTAGCCGATTTTGCCTCCGATAACTTATAA
- a CDS encoding NAD-dependent epimerase/dehydratase family protein: protein MQSANRSIWIMGCGDIGRRVARLYQKQAISTIGWVASDHSVTLGQAQGIEMRQGDMDAGSFFPRNAFADKEIFWFVPPPKQGEVDSRLRRFLLAVQNAPKRIVLISTTGVYGDCAGRWIDEDEPLKPTVARAKRRLDAELALQAWMQQYQGDGVILRVPGIYALDRLPIERIQRAEPILNAAEAPWTNRIHADDLAQICQQAMQVAPRGAIYNATDGNPSTMTDYFNQVADYAGLPRPPQISLAEAQGAVSAGMLSYLQESRRIRNDKLLKDLQITLQYPDLASALATKG from the coding sequence ATGCAATCTGCTAACCGTTCAATTTGGATTATGGGCTGTGGCGACATCGGTCGACGTGTAGCGCGTTTATATCAGAAGCAAGCTATTTCGACTATAGGCTGGGTGGCAAGTGACCATTCGGTAACTTTAGGGCAGGCGCAGGGGATTGAAATGCGGCAAGGTGATATGGATGCGGGCAGTTTCTTCCCACGTAATGCCTTTGCAGATAAAGAAATATTCTGGTTTGTGCCACCGCCTAAACAAGGCGAGGTTGATAGTCGCTTACGGCGGTTTTTATTAGCGGTACAGAATGCCCCGAAACGCATTGTCTTGATTTCAACCACTGGTGTGTATGGTGATTGTGCGGGACGTTGGATTGATGAAGATGAGCCGTTAAAACCGACGGTAGCGCGGGCTAAACGGCGTTTAGATGCCGAGTTAGCCTTACAAGCGTGGATGCAGCAATACCAAGGCGATGGGGTGATTTTGCGCGTGCCGGGAATTTATGCTTTAGATCGCTTGCCGATTGAGCGAATTCAACGTGCTGAACCGATTTTAAATGCTGCTGAAGCGCCGTGGACGAACCGTATTCATGCCGATGATTTGGCGCAAATTTGTCAGCAAGCGATGCAAGTTGCGCCTCGTGGAGCAATTTATAATGCAACCGATGGCAACCCCTCGACGATGACGGATTATTTTAATCAGGTGGCGGATTATGCAGGCTTGCCGCGCCCCCCGCAAATAAGTTTGGCGGAGGCACAAGGCGCAGTCAGTGCGGGAATGTTATCTTATTTGCAGGAATCGCGGCGAATTCGTAACGATAAATTATTAAAAGACTTGCAGATCACCTTACAATACCCCGATTTAGCCAGCGCATTGGCCACTAAAGGTTAG
- the queG gene encoding tRNA epoxyqueuosine(34) reductase QueG: MPQALIKQLQQWASELGFQQLGISSIDLSQAEARLVDWLNKGYHGEMAWMATHGTKRSRPAELVPQTLSIISLRMDYFPTDSADAVMILNHPERAYISRYALGRDYHKLIRQRLEQLAQQLKAAVGELGYRVFTDSAPVLEKPIAVKAGLGWMGKHTNILSREAGSWFFLGEIYTDLALPETGSVKAHCGQCQACLEVCPTQAIIAPYQLDARRCISYLTIEYAGSIPIELRPAIGNRIYGCDDCQLICPWNRFANSSCEADFQARHRLDQAHLLDLWAWDEATFLKRMEGSAIRRIGYTRWLRNLAVALGNAPPNPQIYQSLVTKRTQISDNLLLEHIDWALAQQHFA, from the coding sequence ATGCCACAAGCTTTAATCAAACAACTGCAACAATGGGCAAGTGAACTAGGCTTCCAACAACTGGGGATTAGCTCGATTGACTTAAGCCAAGCCGAAGCGCGTTTAGTAGACTGGCTAAATAAAGGCTATCACGGTGAAATGGCATGGATGGCAACACACGGCACAAAACGCTCCCGCCCCGCCGAATTAGTTCCTCAGACCTTAAGTATTATTAGCTTGCGAATGGATTACTTTCCCACCGACAGTGCAGATGCTGTCATGATACTGAATCATCCCGAACGCGCTTATATTTCACGTTATGCGTTGGGGCGTGATTATCATAAATTGATTCGCCAGCGTTTAGAGCAGCTTGCCCAACAGCTAAAAGCGGCAGTCGGCGAGTTAGGTTATCGGGTGTTTACCGATAGCGCTCCTGTGTTAGAAAAACCCATAGCGGTTAAGGCAGGTTTAGGCTGGATGGGTAAACACACCAATATTCTCAGCCGTGAAGCCGGTTCTTGGTTTTTCTTAGGAGAAATTTATACCGATCTTGCCCTGCCTGAAACGGGCAGTGTAAAAGCGCATTGCGGGCAATGCCAAGCCTGCCTTGAGGTTTGCCCCACACAAGCGATTATTGCCCCCTATCAATTGGATGCACGGCGTTGTATTTCTTATCTAACCATTGAATACGCTGGCAGTATTCCTATTGAACTCCGTCCCGCCATTGGCAATCGCATTTACGGCTGTGATGATTGTCAATTAATTTGCCCGTGGAATCGTTTTGCTAACAGCAGTTGTGAGGCTGACTTTCAAGCGCGTCATCGACTCGACCAAGCACATTTATTGGATTTATGGGCATGGGATGAAGCCACTTTTTTAAAACGTATGGAAGGTTCAGCCATTCGACGCATCGGCTATACGCGTTGGCTGCGTAATTTAGCAGTTGCGTTAGGAAATGCGCCGCCTAACCCCCAAATTTACCAGTCTTTAGTCACAAAACGGACACAAATTTCCGATAATTTGCTACTTGAGCATATTGATTGGGCGCTAGCACAGCAACATTTTGCTTAA
- a CDS encoding MBL fold metallo-hydrolase: MIRFASLGSGSKGNATLIEQAKTRILVDCGFSLGETERRLQRLNCHPETLTAILVTHEHSDHAAGIGRLSRRYHIPVYLTVGTHYVMRDKQFAQTHYINTHDAFSIHDLTIQPFPVPHDAREPCQFVFQDGQHKIGHLTDVGSMTPIITQTLQQLDALMLECNYDLQMLEEGEYPFMLKKRVSGRYGHFSNFQASVLLKELNLT; this comes from the coding sequence ATGATTCGATTTGCCTCCTTAGGCAGTGGTAGCAAAGGCAATGCTACTTTAATTGAACAGGCTAAAACCCGCATTCTTGTCGATTGCGGGTTTTCTTTAGGTGAAACGGAGAGACGGCTACAACGTCTTAATTGTCACCCCGAAACCCTTACTGCTATTTTAGTTACTCACGAGCACAGCGATCATGCTGCGGGTATTGGTCGTTTATCCCGCCGTTATCATATTCCTGTGTATCTAACGGTAGGCACACATTATGTCATGCGGGATAAGCAATTCGCGCAGACACATTATATTAATACGCATGATGCCTTTTCGATTCACGATTTAACTATTCAGCCTTTTCCCGTGCCGCATGATGCGCGTGAGCCGTGTCAGTTTGTGTTTCAGGATGGTCAACACAAAATCGGTCACTTAACGGATGTAGGCAGTATGACACCGATTATTACGCAAACACTGCAACAGCTTGATGCTTTAATGTTGGAGTGCAATTACGACTTACAAATGTTAGAAGAAGGCGAATATCCGTTTATGTTAAAAAAACGAGTGTCAGGTCGTTATGGGCACTTTAGTAACTTTCAGGCATCTGTTTTGCTCAAAGAACTTAATTTAACCTGA
- a CDS encoding peroxiredoxin codes for MTALTIGQSIPHFSLPSTTDQPFQLSDYLDQQALVIYFYPKDNTPGCTTEGQDFRNLYPQFKALNVEIVGVSRDSVVSHSKFKTKLNLPFALLSDTDETICKLFDVIKLKTLYGKTSLGIERSTFLIDKQGILRQAWRKVAVKDHAQTVLEAARTL; via the coding sequence ATGACTGCACTTACAATCGGCCAATCTATCCCCCACTTTAGCCTACCTAGTACGACTGATCAGCCCTTTCAATTAAGTGATTATCTTGATCAACAAGCCTTAGTCATTTACTTCTATCCGAAAGACAACACACCGGGCTGTACCACAGAAGGTCAAGATTTTCGTAACTTATATCCACAATTTAAGGCGTTAAATGTGGAAATCGTTGGCGTTTCACGCGATAGTGTCGTCTCTCATAGCAAATTTAAAACCAAATTAAACTTACCCTTTGCGCTGCTTAGCGATACTGATGAAACAATTTGTAAATTATTCGATGTTATAAAACTCAAAACCTTATACGGCAAAACGTCACTGGGTATTGAGCGCAGTACGTTTCTGATTGATAAACAGGGTATTTTACGCCAAGCATGGCGCAAAGTGGCGGTAAAAGATCACGCCCAAACCGTGCTTGAGGCAGCCCGCACGTTATAA
- a CDS encoding DedA family protein has translation MHDLITSLLNTVNAWGYPGIFILMAMESTVLPVPSELVLIPAGYLAHQGEMNFGMIVLMATLGSWFGASLNYAFAYWVGRPFIEKYGKYFFIKPAALAKTDKFFNKHGAIATFTGRLIPVIRHLISIPAGLTHMNYAQFSLYTCLGAGLWSFILTAMGYFIGDNKTLIEQNLVYVTIGVISFVGLLLALYYWWQKKQAITE, from the coding sequence ATGCATGATTTGATTACAAGCTTACTGAATACGGTTAATGCTTGGGGTTACCCCGGCATTTTCATTTTAATGGCAATGGAATCGACCGTACTACCTGTGCCTAGCGAACTGGTCTTAATTCCGGCAGGTTACTTGGCACATCAAGGCGAAATGAACTTCGGCATGATTGTGTTAATGGCCACGCTGGGTAGTTGGTTTGGCGCTTCACTCAACTACGCGTTTGCTTATTGGGTAGGACGTCCTTTTATTGAAAAATACGGCAAATACTTCTTTATCAAACCCGCAGCATTAGCTAAAACCGATAAGTTTTTTAATAAACACGGAGCAATTGCCACATTTACTGGGCGCTTAATCCCAGTAATTCGCCACTTAATTTCCATTCCAGCCGGTTTAACCCACATGAACTACGCCCAATTCAGTTTATATACCTGCTTGGGTGCAGGTTTATGGTCATTTATCCTCACTGCAATGGGCTATTTCATTGGCGACAACAAAACACTGATTGAGCAAAACTTAGTATATGTCACCATTGGCGTGATTAGTTTTGTAGGGTTGTTATTGGCGCTATATTACTGGTGGCAAAAAAAGCAAGCCATTACTGAATAG
- a CDS encoding C39 family peptidase produces the protein MLKLVKENLSLISAVMGLMIVLFLLTVFGIRIFQQFKAPQAIASQGGEVISANKPQIKFPEGKYLHPALPIWVVLNDKVRYPYYLQRDEYWKETPIGNTTETIGAVGCTITSLASALTRFGYSYTPATINSKLLELKGYTENGYVIWNKIAELTQNKINVVVVDPSYTRMDQELKAERPVVVKVMLGGMVQHWVLVVAKQEHEYWAIDPLNTRQELVKLSSLSDRIYALRIFQVK, from the coding sequence ATGCTGAAGTTAGTTAAAGAAAACCTGTCTCTAATCAGCGCCGTTATGGGCTTGATGATCGTTTTATTTCTATTAACGGTATTTGGCATTAGAATTTTTCAACAATTTAAAGCACCACAAGCCATTGCTTCGCAAGGTGGCGAAGTGATATCGGCTAATAAACCACAAATAAAATTTCCGGAAGGAAAATATTTACATCCAGCTCTGCCTATCTGGGTCGTGTTAAATGATAAGGTGCGTTACCCCTATTATTTACAACGTGATGAATATTGGAAGGAAACGCCGATTGGTAATACCACAGAAACCATTGGTGCGGTTGGCTGCACTATTACGTCTCTTGCCTCTGCTTTAACTCGCTTTGGTTATTCTTATACGCCCGCCACTATTAATAGCAAGTTGCTTGAATTAAAGGGTTACACTGAAAATGGTTATGTGATCTGGAATAAAATTGCGGAGTTAACGCAAAATAAAATCAATGTGGTGGTGGTTGATCCCAGTTATACGCGTATGGATCAGGAGTTAAAGGCTGAGCGTCCCGTTGTTGTCAAAGTCATGTTGGGCGGCATGGTGCAACATTGGGTGTTAGTGGTCGCTAAGCAAGAGCATGAATATTGGGCGATTGACCCGTTAAATACCCGGCAAGAACTGGTAAAGCTAAGTAGTCTTTCAGATCGGATTTATGCGCTACGTATTTTTCAAGTTAAGTAA
- a CDS encoding DUF1287 domain-containing protein — protein sequence MRRYLWLGSLLLLLALMAAAIWGYYHGWFTPTKPPVVIITPPTPPLQPSIPPVDRPPTQPPIIPSLPPTETPMQPPILKPTVPKEVHKVIDSVFKQVETTRSYDPAYKVLKYPGGDVPPTTGVCADVIVRAFRANGVDLQKEVHEDMLLAFNEYPKKWKLPRPDTNIDHRRVYNLMRFFERKGKALPITANPDDYKTGDVIAWDLGTGQAHIGIVLQFKTDDGQRPLMGHNIGEGTSVQDVLFAWPIIGHYRYFPLASSAH from the coding sequence ATGCGGCGTTACCTTTGGCTTGGTTCTTTATTATTGCTCTTAGCCCTAATGGCTGCCGCAATTTGGGGTTATTATCATGGCTGGTTTACTCCCACTAAACCGCCTGTGGTCATTATTACGCCGCCAACGCCCCCCTTACAGCCGTCCATTCCACCCGTAGACCGTCCGCCAACCCAACCGCCGATTATTCCTAGCCTGCCGCCGACGGAAACACCCATGCAACCGCCGATTTTAAAGCCGACTGTACCCAAAGAAGTGCATAAGGTGATTGATTCGGTCTTTAAACAAGTTGAAACCACTCGTTCGTATGACCCAGCCTACAAGGTATTAAAATACCCCGGTGGCGATGTACCACCAACAACTGGTGTTTGTGCGGATGTAATTGTGCGAGCATTTCGCGCTAATGGGGTAGATTTGCAAAAAGAAGTGCATGAAGACATGTTATTAGCATTCAACGAATACCCTAAAAAATGGAAGCTACCACGCCCTGATACCAATATCGACCATCGCCGCGTGTATAACCTCATGAGGTTTTTTGAACGTAAGGGTAAAGCGTTACCGATTACCGCAAATCCCGATGACTATAAAACCGGCGATGTGATTGCTTGGGATTTAGGTACGGGGCAAGCCCATATTGGGATTGTACTGCAATTCAAAACCGATGACGGACAACGCCCGTTAATGGGGCATAATATCGGCGAGGGAACATCCGTACAGGACGTCTTATTTGCATGGCCGATTATTGGGCATTACCGCTATTTTCCCTTAGCCAGTAGCGCGCATTAA
- a CDS encoding non-heme iron oxygenase ferredoxin subunit: MTHSQLLAGSINEIKPGKMKRVITPNGKRILLCNVDGEFYAVDDQCTHEDASLYLGCLKGEKVHCSLHGGEFNVKTGKAVTEPAEVDLQTYPVSIENGNLFIKLETD, from the coding sequence ATGACTCACTCCCAATTACTCGCAGGCAGTATAAACGAAATCAAACCCGGCAAAATGAAACGCGTCATCACCCCGAATGGCAAACGTATTCTGCTGTGTAATGTAGATGGCGAATTTTACGCGGTCGACGACCAATGCACGCATGAAGATGCGTCTCTATACTTAGGGTGTCTGAAAGGTGAGAAAGTACATTGCTCGTTACACGGGGGCGAATTTAACGTCAAAACGGGTAAAGCCGTTACTGAACCTGCCGAAGTTGATTTACAAACGTATCCGGTTAGTATTGAAAACGGTAATCTTTTCATTAAATTAGAGACTGACTAA
- the yjgA gene encoding ribosome biogenesis factor YjgA, whose product MYEDDEFEDDFISKSQLKRESEAQQAVGERLIDLSPEKLAQLDLPEKLVDAVELARKLLERNERGALKRQKQYIGKLMRSVEVEPIEAKFAEWERGNRAQTAQLHRLEQWRERLLTQESAVEQWVNAYPQTDIQRIRTLIRNAKKEQAASKPPKSSRELFKLLRDISEAAV is encoded by the coding sequence ATGTACGAAGATGATGAATTTGAAGACGATTTTATTAGTAAAAGCCAACTTAAACGGGAAAGTGAGGCACAACAAGCCGTCGGTGAACGTTTGATTGACTTAAGCCCTGAAAAGCTAGCGCAATTGGACTTACCTGAAAAATTGGTCGATGCGGTGGAGTTGGCGCGTAAATTATTGGAGCGCAATGAACGCGGCGCATTAAAACGGCAAAAGCAATATATTGGCAAGTTGATGCGTTCGGTGGAAGTTGAGCCGATTGAAGCTAAATTTGCAGAGTGGGAACGCGGCAATCGGGCGCAAACCGCGCAGTTACATCGCTTAGAACAATGGCGTGAGCGTTTATTAACGCAAGAAAGTGCGGTTGAACAATGGGTTAATGCCTATCCGCAGACCGATATACAGCGCATACGTACTTTGATTCGTAATGCCAAAAAAGAACAAGCTGCCAGTAAGCCACCGAAAAGTAGCCGCGAATTGTTCAAATTACTGCGAGATATTAGCGAAGCGGCGGTTTAA
- the dapA gene encoding 4-hydroxy-tetrahydrodipicolinate synthase, which yields MFRGSMVALITPMTASGDIDEAALEALVDFHLNNGTDAIVAVGTTGESATLSYDEHRHVMKRVVQLVNKRVPVIAGTGSNSTVEAIEMSEIAKQDGADACLLVTPYYNKPTQEGLYQHYKKIAESVAIPHILYNVPGRTACDMLPETVERLAIIANIVGIKEATGNLARAKEILERCGDKIELYSGDDATAMELILMGGQGDISVTANVAPKAMHEMCKAALAGDRETATRINDTLVGLHKDLFLEPNPMPVKWALAKMGYGDVKGIRLPLVPMSASLEPKILAAMRKAGIEC from the coding sequence ATGTTTCGTGGCAGTATGGTAGCGCTCATTACTCCAATGACGGCATCTGGGGATATTGATGAAGCAGCATTGGAAGCATTAGTCGACTTTCATCTTAACAACGGTACTGATGCTATTGTGGCAGTGGGTACTACTGGCGAGTCTGCAACGCTGTCTTATGATGAGCATCGCCATGTCATGAAGCGTGTGGTTCAATTAGTTAATAAACGCGTACCTGTGATTGCGGGTACAGGCTCGAATAGCACGGTAGAAGCGATTGAAATGAGTGAAATCGCTAAACAAGATGGTGCAGATGCCTGTTTATTGGTAACGCCCTACTATAATAAACCCACGCAAGAAGGTTTATACCAACACTATAAGAAAATTGCTGAAAGCGTTGCGATTCCCCACATTCTTTATAATGTACCCGGTCGAACGGCTTGCGATATGTTACCTGAAACTGTCGAACGTTTAGCCATTATTGCGAATATTGTCGGTATCAAAGAAGCCACTGGTAATTTAGCGCGTGCCAAAGAAATCTTAGAGCGCTGTGGTGATAAAATTGAACTATATAGTGGTGACGACGCTACCGCGATGGAATTAATTTTAATGGGTGGGCAAGGTGATATTTCCGTAACCGCGAATGTAGCGCCTAAAGCGATGCATGAAATGTGTAAGGCTGCGTTAGCGGGTGATCGCGAAACGGCAACCCGCATTAATGATACTTTAGTGGGTTTACATAAAGATCTATTCCTTGAGCCTAACCCAATGCCAGTAAAATGGGCATTAGCCAAAATGGGCTACGGGGATGTAAAGGGCATACGCTTACCACTTGTGCCTATGTCGGCTTCGCTAGAACCAAAAATCTTGGCAGCGATGCGTAAAGCGGGTATTGAGTGCTAA